GTGCCGGGCGCGCCGCCCCGCACGTCCACGCCGGCCACGGCCCCTTCCGGACAGAGCACCACCGTGCAGCCGGTGCCCGCCTCCAGATTCGTCCAGTGTCCAACTTGAATGCCAGGGATGTCGGTTAGGGAGTTGTACATGATACCGTCTACTGTCTACCGCCTACCTCTTTTAAATACCTCACCGCTGCCACCACATACAGGCGTACGGCCAGTTTGATTTCGTCGATGCTAACCCATTCGTCCACGTGGTGGGGAATGTGGATGTCGCCGGGACCACAGGTGACGATGGGGATGCCTTTCCAGGCGTGCAGGATGGTGCCGTCGGTGGAGCCGGGGACGCCGCCGTAAATGGGCGGCCGGCCGGTCAGGGCCGTGTAGGCGTCGGCCAGGGCCTGTACCACCGGCTCTTCCCGGTCCGTCTGGGTGGGATGACGCACTTCCACCACCTCCATGGTGTAGGCCAGGCGCTCGTCCACCGCGGTCACCGCCTGGAGCATGGTCTCAATGCGGGCGGCCAGCTCGTCGGGATCCTGGCCGGGCACCAGGCGGAAGTCCAGGACCACTTCACAGGCACCGGGCATGACGTTGTTCTGGGGTTCGCCTGCACCCCGGGGCGGCATCTGCAACACCGTGGGCGTGATGCTGGGCTGGCCCAGGAACTCGTGCCGGCCGTGGCGGGCGATCTCCCGCTCCTCCAGGCTCTGGACCAGGGTCAGAAAGCGGGCCATGGGATAGGCGGTGTTGACCCCGGTGAGGGGCATGGCGCCGTGGCTCATCACCCCCTGAATCTGGGCCCGGATCCACATGACGCCCTTCTGGGCGATGCAGAGGTGATTTTCCTCCGGCTCGCAGATGATGGCCGCGTCCACCCGGTCGGCCCAGCCCCGTGCCACGAAATGCTTGATGCCCAGCATCTGCCCTTCCTCGTCACAGACGATGCCCAGCAGAATGTTGCCGCCCAGGCGAACGCCGCTCTGCACCAGCGCCTTGACCGCGGCCAGGGCGCAGACCACGCCGGCCTTCATGTCGTTGGCGCCCCGCCCGTAGATGCGGCCATCCCGGATGGTGGCACTGAAGGGTGGGTCGGTCCACAGGGACGGGTCGCCTTCGGTCACCACGTCGGTGTGTCCTTCGAACATCAGGGTGGGGCCGGACCCGTCGCCGTAGCGGGCGATGACGTTGGGCCGGCCGGGCTGCACCTCCTCGAACCAGGTCTCCAGCCCCATTTCCCGGCAGCGGGCCTCCACCCAGCGGGCTGCCGCCTCTTCGCCCACGCCTTGCTCCGGCCGCCACACGCTGGGAATGCGGGTCAATTCCTGCACCCAGCGGATCACCTCTTCGTCGTCAATGTGGCTGAGGATTTCCTGCTCCAGGGGAGTCAGTCTGATACTCTGTTCCCGGGTCATGGTTGCCGTGCCCCGTCTTTTGTGCGGCGATTGTCCAGTGTCCGTAGTTCACGATTTGGACGCAACGTACGCACTACGCTACAGCCCGTGAATGCCGAAACGGGCCAGGATCTCCCGTACTGCGGGCCATGGGTACAAGATCATCACCAGCATCAACCCAAAGGCTGCCGCCACAACCAGGTAGTCCAGCGGGCGGGCGTGGAAGACCACGAACTTGGTGCGGCCCTCGCCGCTGACGTAGCAGCGGGCTTCCATGGCCAGTACCAGGTCTTCAGCCCGGCGAAAGGCCCCCAGGAAAAGGGGCACGATCAGGGGCAGGTAGGCACGCACGGCCTTGTCCGGCCGCCAGAAGCGCTGGCCGCCAAAGTCGCCGCCCCGGCTGGCCTGGGCCTTCATCAGCCGTTCCAGCTCCTCGGCCAGGGTGGGGACGAAGCGCAGGGCAATGGTGAGGATCAGGGCCAGCTCGTGGGAGGGGATGCCGATGCGCCGGAAGGGCTTGAGCAGGCTTTCCACGCCGTGGGTGAGCTCTGTGGTGGTCGCGGTCATGGTCACCAGGCTGGTGAGAAAGATGAACGACGTGATGCGCATGAGGCTGATGCCCATCAGGTGCAGGCTGTAGCGGGTGATGCGAAACCAGCCCCATTCAAAGTAGACCCGGCCGGCCGGCTCCACGCTGCCCAGAAAGAGAAACTGCATGACGAAGATGAAGATCAGCACCGGCAGGCCCAGGATGAACCCCCGCAGGATGTAGCGGAATTCGATGCGGGCGGCCCAGGCAATGGCCAGCACCACCAGCAAAAAGAAGAAGTTGGCGATCAGGGACAGGTTGAAAGAAATGGCCAGAATCAGGAAGGTGGCCGCCAACAGCTTGGCGCGCGGGTCCAGCCGGTGGATGACCGAACCGGTGGGAATGTACTGGCCGATGGTGACGTTGCGCAGCAGGTCAAAGTTTTCCATGCAGGGCTTCTCCTAACCACCGGGTTGCCTGCTCGACCGTGTAGATGGGGGGTGCCGCCTCCACCAGCCGGGCTTCGGCCAGCCGATCCACCAGGCTGGTCACCACGGGTACATCCAGGCCCATCTCCCGCAGCCGCCGGGGCTGGCCAAAGATCTGGGCAGGGGTGCCTTCCAGCACGGTGCGGCCCTCGGCGATGACATAGAGCCGATGGCAGACCTCCGCCAGCTCCTCCATGTTGTGGGAGATGATCACCAGGGCCATGCCAGTGTCGTGGAGCTTCAGGATCTGCTCCCAAAGCTGGCGACGCCCTTGGGGATCCAGCCCGGCCGTGGGCTCGTCCAGGATCAGGATCTCGGGTTCCAGGGCCAGCACGCCGGCCAGGGCCACCCGACGCATCTCGCCCCCGCTCAGGCTGAAGGTGAAGCGGTCCTTGAAGGTGTCAAAATCCAACCCGACCGCGGCCATGGCCCGGCGTACCCGTTCCCGCACTTCCTCCCGGCTCAGCTTCAGGTTGCGGGGGCCATAGGCAATGTCATCGCCCACGTAGCGCTCGAAGAGCTGGGCTTCGGGAAACTGGAAGACCAGCCCCACCCGCCGACGAAGGGCCCGCACGTCCACCCGGTTGTCGCCCAGGTCGTGGCCCAGGACCACCACCCGGCCGCCGTGGGGCCGCAAGAGCCCGTTCAAGTGTTGCACCGCGGTGGACTTGCCGGAGCCGGTGTGTCCCAGAATGCCCACGATTTCGCCGGGGCGGATCTCCAGGTTCACATCGTGCAGGGCGCGCACGGCCAGGGGTGTACCCCGCATGTAGTCGTGGACCAGGTGTTCGGCCACGGCCAGGGGCTCGCCTGTGTCGGTGGGCGGCGGCGGGGAAGGCAGGGCCGCGGCCAACGGCCGGCCGTTGAGCTGGCGGCGCACGGCTTCCACCATCTCGTCCAGGGTGAGGATGTCGGCCGGGAAGTCCGGGAGATGGCGGTGGAGGGTCCGGGCCAGGGCTGTCAGGGGGGGCACGTCCAGTTGCAGCTCCCGCAGCCGCTCCACCTGGCTGAAGACAGCCCTGGGTGGCCCTTCCAGGGCGATCTGGCCGTCGGCCATGACGATCACCCGGTCGGCGTCCAGGGCTTCGTGCATGAAGTGGGTGATGGCGATGACCGTCACGCCTGCCTCCCGGTTCAGGCGGCGGACCGTCTCCAGGACCTCGGCCCGCCCCCGGGGATCCAGCATGGCGGTGGACTCGTCCAGGACCAGCACTTCCGGTTTCATGGCCAGCACCCCGGCGATGCAGACCCGCTGCTTCTGGCCGCCGGAGAGGAGGTGGGGCGCGCGGTGACGGTAGGGGATCATGCGCACCTGTTCCAGGGACCAATCCACCCGCTGCACCAGTTCGTCGTGGGGAACGCCCAGGTTCTCCGGCCCGAAGGCCACGTCCTCCTCCACAATGGTGGCCACAATCTGGTTGTCGGGGGTCTGGAAGACCATGCCCACCGTGGCGCGGATCTCCAGGGTGTGGCGGCGATCCCGGGTGTTCCAGTCCCGCACCCAGACGTCGCCCTGGGTGGGCAGGAGCAGCGCGTTGAGGTGTTTGGCCAGGGTGGACTTGCCGGAGCCGTTGTGGCCGACGATGGCCAGGTACTCGCCCGGCTCCACCGTCAGGTTGATGCCCCGCAGGGCATGGATGGGCTGACCGCCTTCGGGTTGATAGGTGAAGTGTACGTTTTCAACGCGAATGATGGGTGCCACAGGGATACCAGCCTCGATGGAGAACTGGGAAGCGGCAGCCTGAACGATCTGGGGGAATGCTGCCGCTTCAGTCGGTCAACAGCACCAGGTTGTTGCGGTGGATGGCCTCGTCGCCGTAGGTGTAGCCCAGCCGTTCGGCAATTTCGTGGGAGCGACTCCCCGCGATGCGGCTCAGGTCGGCGCTATCGTAGGCCACCAGCCCCCGGGCCAGCTCATTGTAGGCCGCATCCACCACGGTGACCGTGTCGCCTCGGGTGAAGGTACCCTCTACCCGGATAATGCCGGCCGGGAGCAGGCTGCGCCCCTGCTGACAGACGGCCTGCACCGCGCCCTGGTCGATCACCAGGGTGCCGGCTGGTTTGGGGCCGGCCAGGATCCAGCGCTTGCGGCTTTCCGGCCGGCTTTCCAGGGCGGGGAAACGGGTTCCCACCGGCTCCCCCTGGGCTGCCCGGATGATGACGCCGGGGCCGCTGCCCGAAGCGATGACCACATCGGCGCCCGCGTGCCGGGCGATGTTGGCCGCCTCCAGCTTGGTGACCATGCCGCCCACACCCAGGCCGCTGCTGCTGCCCCGGGCATGGGCCCGCAGGGCCGGGTCGATCCGGTGGACCTCACTGATGAGCTGGGCGTTGGGATCCACCCGGGGGTCCGCTGTGAAGAGACCCGGCTGGTCGGTCAGGATGAGCAGCAGGTCCGCATGGACCAGGGTGGCCACCAGGGCAGAGAGGTTGTCGTTGTCGCCCACCTTGATCTCTTCGGTGGCCACGGCGTCATTCTCGTTGACCACGGGCACGATGCGATGTTCCAGCAGGGCGGAGAAGGTGTCCCGGGCGTTGAGATAGCGCTGACGGTCTTCCACATCGGCCCGGGTCAACAGGATCTGGCCCACGTGGATGCCGTAGATGTCGAAGAAGCGCTCCCACAGGAGCATCAGGCGGGTCTGGCCCACAGCCGCCAGCAGTTGCTTGCTGACGATGGTGGGGGGCAGGTCCGGAAAGTTCAGATGGGCGCGGCCCGCGGCCACGGCGCCCGAGGTGCAGATGACAATGTCCAGCCCCTGGTGGTAGAGCTCCGCACACTGGCGGACCAGCTCTACCATCCGGGGCCGATCCAGCTGGCGGGTTCCGCCGGTCAAGACGCTGGTGCCCAGTTTGACGACGATGCGTTTATACATACCCTGTTGTCGTCCCTATGCAAGGGATGGATCGAAAAGCCCTCCAATTCCATTGAAGGCGCGTTCAGTATACAGCAGAAGGGCCTATTCCTCAACGCGTCGGGGCCGGGGCGAGAATTTTCGCCTCGCGGTTTGGGCCTACGCCAGGTCGCTAAGCCGTGAGAGGGGAGATGGCCTGTGGCGGATGGTTCATGCACTACGGGGTGGGGCCGCCTGGCAGGCCGGACCCTGATGCGGCCGCATGCCTGGCGCGGGGGCCCGGATTTGGCCGGCAAAGGGTAGCAGGCCCACGGAGATGCGGGATGATGTGGAGGATACTGGTCTGTTGGGCCGATCTGTCGGCCATTCAGAGGCGATGCCCCAAGGTGTGGGGAAGACGGCAACAGTTCGGGCCCCTGCGCCCACCACCTTGCAGGGCATCCATGTGGACGAACCGTCTGAGGTCAGGGAGGTTCTTCTATGTCAACCTGGATTCGCCAGACTGTTCAACAGACAGTTTCCCTGGGGAAAGGCGCCTTTGTGCTCCTGCTCGTCGCCGCTGTCCTGGCTGGATGCGGCGGTTCACGGTCCCGGGCCAGTGCCGGCGAGGGGCGTAGTGCCGCCACACCCACTGCCTCTCCGGCCGTTGCCGAGCTTTCCCTGGGCACGGACGGCGAGAACATGAAGTTCGACAAAACCGAGTTCACCGTGCGTGCTGGCCAGGAAGTGCAGCTGACCTTCCACAACAGCGCCACGACCTTGCAACACAACTGGGTGTTGGTCAACGGCGGTGATGATGTGGCCGAGCAGGTCGATCAGGCGGCTGTGGCGGCCGGCTTCGACAAGGGATTCATTCCCGACAGCGATCTTATCCTGGCCCACACCCGGTTGCTCAATGGCGGGGAGGAAGAGACCATCACCTTTACCGCACCCAGCCAGCCCGGCGATTACACATTCCTGTGCACCTTTCCCGGTCATTTCCAGGCCGGCATGAAGGGTGTGCTGCATGTGCAGGGGTGAACGTCATCGGGAGACGCAGTGTCGGCCGTAGGCTAGAGAGGTCTACAGCCGATACGCCTGCCCGGGGTACCTTCCAGTTTGAGGGCATGTGAGGAGCATTTCATGGCCGTCTACCATCCAACCGAATCCCGTACCATCAGCCGGGCGGACCGTCTGGTTTGTGGGGTCCTGCGCCATTGGCTGGCCTGGCTCCTGACTCCTCTTCTGATTTTCGTCACCCTACCCTTTCTGGCGCCGGTTTTCATGGCCCTGGGCTGGCAGGGGTTGGGGACGGCCATCTACACGCTCTTCATCCCCTTCTGCCACCAGTTGCCCCAGCGCAGCCTCTTCCTCTTCGGTGCTCAGCCGACCTACACCCTGGCGGAGATCATGCAGGTCTATCCCACCGCGGATCCGTGGCAGTTGCGATTTTTCTACGGCACGCCGGAGATGGGCTGGAAGGTGGCCTGGAGCGACCGCATGGTCAGCTTCTATTTTATGACGCCCGTTTTTGGCTTGTTGTACGCCATGCTCCGGCGTTGGGGGCGCTCGGTGCGCCCGCTGTCAGTCCGGGCCTTGCTCCTCCTCCTGCTGCCTCTGGCCCTGGATGGCGGGACCCATCTGCTCAGCGACCTGATGTTTGGCATCTCCAGTGGCGGCTTCCGGGATACCAATGCCTGGCTGGCCTGGCTCACCGGAAATGCCTGGCCGGGCTTCTACGCTGGCGATCATCTGGGGACTTTCAACTGGTGGATGCGGCTGTGGACTGGCGTGTTGGCGGCCTGGGGCATCGCATTTTTCACCTTCCCACGCCTGGACCGTCTCTTCGCGGCGGAGGTGGCCCGCTACTGCCGGCGGCAGCGGCGGTAGTTCCCTGTTCTATATCAAAATCACATCATCCCTTCACACCTCCTTCACAAAATTGGGCTATGGTAGAAGAGAAAAAACAGCGACCGTAGACCCTGGCAGAATCCCGCCGAGGACTTCCGGCCAAGAAGGGGGCGTGGCAGTTCAGCCGGGATCTCGACGTCCAAGTGTACTGGCGGACATAATCGCGAAGCTTGCACAATGGAGGTAAGCAAGATGATGGGATGGCACGGTGGTTGGGGCTGGGGCTGGGGCCCCATGGTTTTTGGCGGCTTTCTGATGCTGCTCTTCTGGGGGGCGCTGATCGTCCTGGTGGTGTTGGCCATTCGGGCCCTGTGGAACCGGGACGGAAGCGGTAGCCGGGTGAGCAGTGGGGAGAGCAGCCCGTCGGGCAGCATGGCGAACCGGCGTGCCCTGGAGATTCTGGACGAGCGCTATGCTCGAGGCGAAATCAGCCGGGAGGAATACCTGGAGATGCGGGCCACCCTGCTCTCTCCAGGCTCGCACGGGGGAACATAACATCTGCTGAAGCATCAGCTGGCAGAAGAGACCCGGGGCCATCTGGCGATGTCGGATGGCCCCGGGCGTTTTTCACGGATAGGGCCGCCTGGGGGGAAGGGACCATCAGGCGGCTTTGCGCGTGCTGGGCTGCCTCTCGGTGTGCAGGGGCAGGCCGGTGCCTGTGGGCAGGGTCGTCTCCACCACGCTGGCGATGGTATGGGGACTGTCCCCCTGGAAGCCGTCTGCGGCGTGGTCGGTGTACCATTGGCCGTTGATCCAGTAGCGGAACTGGTAGCGGCGGTTAGCCGGTAGGTCCAGGTAGGCGCGCCAATACCCATCCCGGTCCTGGTGCATGGGAGTGGCGGTCACATCCCAGCCGTTGAAGTCACCGACCAGGTAAACCCGGTCGGCCCAGATGATGGCCGGCATCTCGAAGCCGACCCGGACATGTTCAGGTTTTGGGGAAGGCTGTTTGCGGATCATGGTACACCCTCGGATAAGTTGGAGAAACAGACGGACGATCTGTGGTTTGAGTTGTAGAGGCTCTGCTGAGGTCAGTATAGCGGGCCATTCGCCGGTCGTCCATGTGCATGTTGCACAATTTTGAGCTGGCGAAACGCCTTGTGCTTTCCCGGTGAAGGGTGATGGAGGCTGATGGGGTGCATGTTGTTTTGTGCGAAGTGTCCAGGTGGTGTTGCGCCCCTGACCAGACCATGCACGTCCGAGGTGATGCTTACGTGCTTTTGGGTGCTCAGCGCGCGTTGCTTCGCCTACCGGATTGATGGGCTGGTTCTTCTACCGTGGCTGTGCTAAGATAGCCGTCAATCTGTCGGCAGCTATCTCCCTCAACATCATCGAACATAATCGCTGATACCCTATCTGGACCGCCATGAATGCTTTTGTTCGTCAAGGCCCCTGCAGAGGGCCCGTGCCAAGATCCGGACTCCTGAACTCCTTGCTCCTGTGGGCTCTCCTGCTGCTGGCCGGCTGTCAGCCGATTCAGGCACCTGCCCCGGGCCCGATCGAGCCGCTGGTGCCCACGCCCGTGTCCGACGTTGCCCCTGCTTCGCCCTCTCCTGACGAGGTGGCCGGCCTGGAGATCCCCGCGGCGCCGCCTCCTCCGCTGCCGGCGCCGTACACGTTGCGCTGGCGGGTGGGTGTGGGCGTACCCGATGGGGAGACCCCCCTGCTCTACCGATGGCCGGCCAGCCGTCCCGGGTGGTACCTGAACTGGTCTATCGGCTTCACGGAGACTCAGCCCCTGGTTGGCTCGGCGATGCCGGAGATTCACTTTCGTATCCCGCTCGACGAAGCGGTGGGCATGGAATTCGTGCCCATGGTGCGGACGCCGGAAGGTCAGCTCTGGCCCGATGAGCCCTGGATCCGGGCTGTGGCTGAGCGGTTGCCGGGGCGCACCTGGCTCATCGGCAACGAGCCCGATGTTCGCTGGCAGGACAATGCCACACCCGAAGCCTATGCCCGGGCCTACCACCGGGCCTACACTGCCATCAAGGCGGCGGATCCCACGGCCCAGGTGGCCATCGGCGGGATCAGTCAGGTGACGCCCTTGCGCCTGGCCTACCTGGAGCGGATCTGGGAGGCCTACCAGACCTTCTATGGCGACGAGATGCCGGTGGACGTCTGGACCATGCATGGGTTTGTGCTGCAGGAGAAGGCCGGCGATTGGGGCGTGGACATTCCACCTGGCTTCGATCATGTCACGGACGGCGTGGCCTGGGGTATCCAGGATCACGATGACCTCTCCCTGGTGGAGGGGCAGGTGCTGGCCATGCGTCGCTGGATGCGGGAGCATGGTCAGCAGCAGAAGCCCCTGTGGGTCACCGAGTACGGCATCCTGATGCCGGCGGAATATGGCTTCTCGCCGGAGGTGGTGCGGCGCTTTCTCTTGGGGAGCTTCGACCTCTTCCGCCAGCTTCGGGATCCGGAACTGGGGTATGCCGCAGACGAAGAGCGGCTGGTCCAGCGGTGGGTGTGGTTCAGCACCGGTTACGATCTCTACCCCACCGGGGATCTCTTCACCCGGGCCGGACAGCCCACCGGCCTGATGCTGGCCCTGGCGGCCTATCTGGAGGAATTTGCCGGGCCGTGAGGGGGCAGACAATCGGTGGCCCGGTTCGTCCATGGAAGGAGGAGGCCTATGCTTCCAGCTTCAGATGTTGGCGACAGCCTGCGCCACAATCTCATTGTCCTGCGGGCAGAGGCACTGACCATCATCCCCCCGTTTCCCATCTATCCCCCTTCCCATCTATCCCCCGGAGACGGCCTGGATGCGAACGGCGACCACTGGGCAGCCAGCGCTGGTGTTGAATCGGGCCGCGGATGGCGGCCGGGTGGCCTACCTGGCTGCCGATCTGGATCGCTGCTTTGCCCGATATCGCCTGCCAGATCATGGAGATCTGCTGGCCAATCTGGTGCGCTGGGCCGACGGGGATGCCCGCCCCCTGATCGTAGAGGGGAGTGGCCTGTTGGATTGTCACCTATACCGGCAGCCGGGACGCCTGATTGTGCACCTGGTCAACCTCACGGCCGCTGGTTATATTCCCGTGGATCAGCTGGTGGAGACCGGCCCGTATCGAGTTCATCTGCGATTACCGGATGGTACAGCCCAGGTCACCGTGCAATCTTTGGTTCGGGGTGAACCAATAGACACTGCTGTGATAGATGGATGGGCCCAGTGGACTGTCCCCTCTATTTTAGATCATGAAGTATTCGTCGTAGCAGAAATATCATAGTCAATTTCGATAGAAAGGCGCCACGGGTTGCCACCGGGGGTGCTGCCATCGGATTTCTGTCGTGATACGTGCGCCACACTGAATAGCCGCACCCCCTCCCCGTGGAGGATCTCTGCGAAACCGGGTCTTGAGCAGCACATGGCTACTCAAGACCCGGTTTTTGTGGATAGGCGGACTGGAGCTTGGCTCTCGTACTGAAACACTATCGTACTGAAACAATCGTACCGAAAACTCAGGTAGAACGGTTGCTTGTGGGGGCACGAGGAGGGGCGGGTGATGAGTGATAGACAGCCAGGAGGCGTCGATATCGCAGTCGTTCCTGAAGGTAGGTGGTTTCTGCAGCGGGGGCAAAAGAACGGAGCGAAGAAGCATCCCGACTCTCCATCCGCCAGGAGTGTCTTTGCCCCTCATGCCCTTTCCAGATGACGGCCATGTTACTCTCCGGGGGACACTGATATGGTTTTAGGTGATGGTTTTAGGTTGTTTTAAATGAAAACGATGGCCTGATGCTGTGGAGGTCGTTCATCATTAGCGTCCACTGGGTGGCTAGTGTACACAAATGGCGTCCGATTGTCAAATGAACGGACTGGTCGTTGCCCGTTTGGAGAGCGATGTGTTTGGCGCGCTGGACAGGATGTGTCCCTTCATCTTTTTTAAGATACAATAGTCATGTGAATATTACAGGAGAACGATTACGTCTGATGCGGGAGCAACAGGGATTGTCGATTCGTGCCGTGGCCAGGCAAGAGCAGATCAGTCCCTCCTATCTTTCGGGCCTGGAGCGGGGAGAAAACGCGCCCAATGTCTGGCCCTTATTGGCCAGGTTGGCACGGCGATATGGTACCACCACGGACTATCTGCTGGGCCTGACCGACGATCCGCGGCCGGTTGAAGGGGCGGGGCGGGTGCTCCAGGAGGGAGGGGTGCCATACCAAACGTTCACTGATGCGGAACGGACCTTGCTGGCGCATTTCCGGCGGCTGCCCGAGGGGCTCCAGAATTCCTTGCTCCAATTTGTGGAAGCGTTGGCCCAGCAAACCGGACAGGCGTCTTCGGAGTCCGGAGCTTTCGGGGGAGACAAAGAGGAAGATCCAGGAGTGAAGCCATGACCTGTATCGCAGTGGTGACCACAGTCGGGAGTCGAACTGAGGCCCAGACCCTGGCACGTACATTGGTAGAACGGGAACTGGCAGCCTGTGCCCATATCAGTGAGGTGGAAAGCTTCTACCACTGGCAAGGGAAGGTCCAGAACGAAGTGGAATATCGGGTCATCTTCAAAACAGTGGCCGAGCGTTACGCGGATCTGGAAGAGGCCATCCGTGCGTTGCACTCCTATGAACTGCCGGCCATTTATGCCTGGCCATTGGAGCCGGTTTATGAACCATATGCCCGGTGGATTGAAGCCCATTCAGCCGGTCGATAGAGCCAGGATGAGTCCCATAACGTCTGCTGCATGACCGGATGGTCGTCCTCTAACACACCTCTGTCTGCTCCGCCCGCCAGACCTTTCAGTATCTA
The window above is part of the Litorilinea aerophila genome. Proteins encoded here:
- a CDS encoding M20 family metallopeptidase, translating into MTREQSIRLTPLEQEILSHIDDEEVIRWVQELTRIPSVWRPEQGVGEEAAARWVEARCREMGLETWFEEVQPGRPNVIARYGDGSGPTLMFEGHTDVVTEGDPSLWTDPPFSATIRDGRIYGRGANDMKAGVVCALAAVKALVQSGVRLGGNILLGIVCDEEGQMLGIKHFVARGWADRVDAAIICEPEENHLCIAQKGVMWIRAQIQGVMSHGAMPLTGVNTAYPMARFLTLVQSLEEREIARHGRHEFLGQPSITPTVLQMPPRGAGEPQNNVMPGACEVVLDFRLVPGQDPDELAARIETMLQAVTAVDERLAYTMEVVEVRHPTQTDREEPVVQALADAYTALTGRPPIYGGVPGSTDGTILHAWKGIPIVTCGPGDIHIPHHVDEWVSIDEIKLAVRLYVVAAVRYLKEVGGRQ
- a CDS encoding energy-coupling factor transporter transmembrane component T family protein, yielding MENFDLLRNVTIGQYIPTGSVIHRLDPRAKLLAATFLILAISFNLSLIANFFFLLVVLAIAWAARIEFRYILRGFILGLPVLIFIFVMQFLFLGSVEPAGRVYFEWGWFRITRYSLHLMGISLMRITSFIFLTSLVTMTATTTELTHGVESLLKPFRRIGIPSHELALILTIALRFVPTLAEELERLMKAQASRGGDFGGQRFWRPDKAVRAYLPLIVPLFLGAFRRAEDLVLAMEARCYVSGEGRTKFVVFHARPLDYLVVAAAFGLMLVMILYPWPAVREILARFGIHGL
- a CDS encoding energy-coupling factor transporter ATPase, translated to MAPIIRVENVHFTYQPEGGQPIHALRGINLTVEPGEYLAIVGHNGSGKSTLAKHLNALLLPTQGDVWVRDWNTRDRRHTLEIRATVGMVFQTPDNQIVATIVEEDVAFGPENLGVPHDELVQRVDWSLEQVRMIPYRHRAPHLLSGGQKQRVCIAGVLAMKPEVLVLDESTAMLDPRGRAEVLETVRRLNREAGVTVIAITHFMHEALDADRVIVMADGQIALEGPPRAVFSQVERLRELQLDVPPLTALARTLHRHLPDFPADILTLDEMVEAVRRQLNGRPLAAALPSPPPPTDTGEPLAVAEHLVHDYMRGTPLAVRALHDVNLEIRPGEIVGILGHTGSGKSTAVQHLNGLLRPHGGRVVVLGHDLGDNRVDVRALRRRVGLVFQFPEAQLFERYVGDDIAYGPRNLKLSREEVRERVRRAMAAVGLDFDTFKDRFTFSLSGGEMRRVALAGVLALEPEILILDEPTAGLDPQGRRQLWEQILKLHDTGMALVIISHNMEELAEVCHRLYVIAEGRTVLEGTPAQIFGQPRRLREMGLDVPVVTSLVDRLAEARLVEAAPPIYTVEQATRWLGEALHGKL
- the proB gene encoding glutamate 5-kinase; translated protein: MYKRIVVKLGTSVLTGGTRQLDRPRMVELVRQCAELYHQGLDIVICTSGAVAAGRAHLNFPDLPPTIVSKQLLAAVGQTRLMLLWERFFDIYGIHVGQILLTRADVEDRQRYLNARDTFSALLEHRIVPVVNENDAVATEEIKVGDNDNLSALVATLVHADLLLILTDQPGLFTADPRVDPNAQLISEVHRIDPALRAHARGSSSGLGVGGMVTKLEAANIARHAGADVVIASGSGPGVIIRAAQGEPVGTRFPALESRPESRKRWILAGPKPAGTLVIDQGAVQAVCQQGRSLLPAGIIRVEGTFTRGDTVTVVDAAYNELARGLVAYDSADLSRIAGSRSHEIAERLGYTYGDEAIHRNNLVLLTD
- a CDS encoding plastocyanin/azurin family copper-binding protein: MSTWIRQTVQQTVSLGKGAFVLLLVAAVLAGCGGSRSRASAGEGRSAATPTASPAVAELSLGTDGENMKFDKTEFTVRAGQEVQLTFHNSATTLQHNWVLVNGGDDVAEQVDQAAVAAGFDKGFIPDSDLILAHTRLLNGGEEETITFTAPSQPGDYTFLCTFPGHFQAGMKGVLHVQG
- a CDS encoding SHOCT domain-containing protein; the encoded protein is MMGWHGGWGWGWGPMVFGGFLMLLFWGALIVLVVLAIRALWNRDGSGSRVSSGESSPSGSMANRRALEILDERYARGEISREEYLEMRATLLSPGSHGGT
- a CDS encoding isoamylase early set domain-containing protein, with product MIRKQPSPKPEHVRVGFEMPAIIWADRVYLVGDFNGWDVTATPMHQDRDGYWRAYLDLPANRRYQFRYWINGQWYTDHAADGFQGDSPHTIASVVETTLPTGTGLPLHTERQPSTRKAA
- a CDS encoding glycoside hydrolase family protein, which produces MPRSGLLNSLLLWALLLLAGCQPIQAPAPGPIEPLVPTPVSDVAPASPSPDEVAGLEIPAAPPPPLPAPYTLRWRVGVGVPDGETPLLYRWPASRPGWYLNWSIGFTETQPLVGSAMPEIHFRIPLDEAVGMEFVPMVRTPEGQLWPDEPWIRAVAERLPGRTWLIGNEPDVRWQDNATPEAYARAYHRAYTAIKAADPTAQVAIGGISQVTPLRLAYLERIWEAYQTFYGDEMPVDVWTMHGFVLQEKAGDWGVDIPPGFDHVTDGVAWGIQDHDDLSLVEGQVLAMRRWMREHGQQQKPLWVTEYGILMPAEYGFSPEVVRRFLLGSFDLFRQLRDPELGYAADEERLVQRWVWFSTGYDLYPTGDLFTRAGQPTGLMLALAAYLEEFAGP
- a CDS encoding helix-turn-helix domain-containing protein, coding for MCLARWTGCVPSSFLRYNSHVNITGERLRLMREQQGLSIRAVARQEQISPSYLSGLERGENAPNVWPLLARLARRYGTTTDYLLGLTDDPRPVEGAGRVLQEGGVPYQTFTDAERTLLAHFRRLPEGLQNSLLQFVEALAQQTGQASSESGAFGGDKEEDPGVKP
- the cutA gene encoding divalent-cation tolerance protein CutA, with product MTCIAVVTTVGSRTEAQTLARTLVERELAACAHISEVESFYHWQGKVQNEVEYRVIFKTVAERYADLEEAIRALHSYELPAIYAWPLEPVYEPYARWIEAHSAGR